The proteins below are encoded in one region of Amycolatopsis magusensis:
- a CDS encoding cation:dicarboxylate symporter family transporter yields MHYLYLAVIAAVVLGVVLGFAAPDVAKELKPLGTGFVNLIKMMISPIIFCTIVLGIGSVAKAASVGKVGLMAIVYFLAMSTFALAIGLVVGNILHPGEGLSLSPEAAAKAQQQAEGSEGTVDFLLGIIPESLVSAFTEGSVLQTLLVALLTGFALQKMGRVGEPVLRGIEHIQRLVFRILAMIMWAAPIGAFGAIAAVVGETGWDALKSLAVIMLGFYATCLLFVFVVLGSVLWFGARVNLFSLLRYLGREFLLIVSTSSSESALPRLIAKMEHLGVSKPVVGITVPTGYSFNLDGTAIYLTMATLFIATAQGSPLPVTEQISLLVFMIIASKGAAGVSGAGIATLAGGLQSHRPELVDGVGFILGIDRFMSEARAVTNFAGNAVATVLIGSWTKEFDRTQAQRVFGGEDPFNEATLVDDHKPAGGDEATPPQREPAAVS; encoded by the coding sequence ATGCACTACCTCTACCTCGCCGTGATCGCGGCCGTCGTGCTCGGCGTGGTACTCGGCTTCGCCGCGCCGGACGTGGCCAAGGAGCTCAAGCCGCTCGGCACCGGCTTCGTGAACCTGATCAAGATGATGATCTCGCCGATCATCTTCTGCACGATCGTGCTCGGCATCGGCTCGGTGGCCAAGGCCGCCAGCGTCGGCAAGGTCGGCCTGATGGCCATCGTCTACTTCCTCGCGATGTCCACCTTCGCGCTGGCGATCGGCCTGGTCGTGGGCAACATCCTGCACCCGGGCGAGGGCCTGAGCCTGTCCCCGGAGGCCGCCGCGAAGGCGCAGCAGCAGGCGGAAGGTTCCGAGGGCACCGTCGACTTCCTGCTGGGCATCATCCCGGAGAGCCTGGTCTCGGCGTTCACCGAAGGCTCGGTGCTGCAGACGCTGCTGGTCGCCCTGCTCACCGGGTTCGCGCTGCAGAAGATGGGCCGCGTCGGCGAGCCGGTGCTGCGCGGCATCGAGCACATCCAGCGGCTGGTGTTCCGGATCCTGGCGATGATCATGTGGGCCGCGCCGATCGGCGCGTTCGGCGCCATCGCCGCGGTGGTCGGCGAAACCGGCTGGGACGCGCTGAAGAGCCTCGCGGTGATCATGCTCGGCTTCTACGCCACCTGCCTGCTGTTCGTGTTCGTCGTGCTCGGCTCCGTGCTGTGGTTCGGCGCCCGGGTCAACCTGTTCTCGCTCCTGCGTTACCTCGGCCGCGAGTTCCTGCTGATCGTGTCCACCTCGTCGTCGGAATCGGCGCTGCCGCGGCTGATCGCGAAGATGGAGCACCTCGGGGTGAGCAAGCCGGTCGTCGGCATCACCGTGCCCACCGGGTACTCGTTCAACCTCGACGGCACCGCGATCTACCTGACCATGGCGACGCTGTTCATCGCCACCGCGCAGGGCAGCCCGCTGCCGGTCACCGAGCAGATCTCCCTGCTGGTGTTCATGATCATCGCGTCCAAGGGCGCGGCCGGGGTCAGCGGCGCCGGTATCGCCACGCTGGCCGGTGGCCTGCAGTCGCACCGGCCGGAACTGGTCGACGGCGTCGGTTTCATCCTCGGCATCGACCGGTTCATGTCCGAAGCCCGCGCGGTGACCAACTTCGCCGGCAACGCGGTGGCCACCGTGCTGATCGGCTCGTGGACCAAGGAGTTCGACCGCACCCAGGCACAGCGGGTGTTCGGCGGGGAGGACCCGTTCAACGAAGCCACCCTGGTCGACGACCACAAACCCGCCGGCGGCGACGAAGCCACGCCGCCGCAGCGGGAGCCCGCGGCGGTGAGCTAG
- a CDS encoding sensor histidine kinase, with translation MSNRWSLARQLLLVQVVLVAVLVGGGVTLAYVDAERATEDRATEEVTTVAVTVADSPSVRTAVLGPDPSAELQPFAERVRADTGVDFITIMDTGGIRYTHPNPALIGQPFVGNTAAALRGETFTETYTGTLGPSMRVVVPVEAEPGRVIALVSVGITVSALSAELRERVLTVLAVAGLVLAVGFAASLLVSARLKRQTRGVAPAELSAMFDYHEAVLHAVREGLVLIDSRGKIALINDGARTLLGLPPDVQGTPVAEAGLPEELTAALLSGEPRADEIHVTETGVLLLSAQPVRSRERSLGSVVTLRDHTQLQTLTGELDTVRSFAESLRSQAHESANRLHTVVSLVEMGEPEEAVRFATAELEIAQQLTDQVVGAVSEPVIAALLLGKAAEASERGAELVLTPDTAMDSGTGGLDTRDLVTILGNLVDNAIDAAIAGASQGRPTVSVTVRQEHGELLLRVADTGPGVDPDSAEQVFRRGWTSKPAEGPAGRGLGLALVGQAVRRHGGTIGISRDVGAVFTVRLPVRGRG, from the coding sequence GTGTCGAACCGGTGGAGCCTCGCGCGCCAGCTCCTGCTCGTGCAGGTGGTGCTGGTCGCGGTGCTGGTCGGCGGCGGGGTGACACTGGCCTATGTGGACGCCGAACGGGCCACCGAGGACCGCGCGACCGAGGAGGTCACCACGGTGGCGGTCACCGTGGCGGACTCGCCGAGCGTGCGGACCGCGGTGCTGGGGCCGGACCCGAGCGCCGAGCTGCAGCCGTTCGCCGAACGGGTCCGCGCGGACACCGGGGTCGACTTCATCACGATCATGGACACCGGCGGCATCCGGTACACCCACCCGAATCCGGCGCTGATCGGGCAGCCGTTCGTCGGCAACACCGCCGCCGCGTTGCGGGGTGAGACCTTCACCGAGACCTACACCGGCACGCTGGGGCCGTCCATGCGCGTGGTGGTGCCGGTGGAAGCCGAGCCGGGGCGGGTCATCGCGCTGGTCAGCGTCGGCATCACGGTCAGCGCGCTCAGCGCGGAACTGCGCGAGCGGGTGCTCACCGTGCTCGCCGTGGCCGGACTGGTGCTCGCGGTCGGGTTCGCCGCCAGCCTGCTGGTGAGCGCGCGGCTCAAACGGCAGACGCGGGGGGTGGCGCCCGCCGAGCTGAGCGCGATGTTCGACTACCACGAGGCCGTGCTGCACGCCGTCCGCGAAGGGCTGGTGCTGATCGATTCCCGGGGGAAGATCGCGTTGATCAACGACGGCGCGCGGACCCTGCTCGGCCTGCCGCCGGACGTGCAGGGCACTCCGGTCGCCGAGGCCGGGCTCCCCGAGGAACTGACCGCCGCGCTGCTCTCCGGTGAACCGCGGGCCGACGAGATCCACGTGACCGAAACCGGCGTGCTGCTGCTCAGCGCGCAGCCGGTGCGGTCGCGCGAGCGCTCGCTCGGCAGTGTCGTGACCCTTCGCGACCACACCCAGTTGCAGACGCTGACCGGTGAGCTGGACACCGTGCGCAGCTTCGCCGAGTCGCTGCGGTCGCAGGCCCACGAGTCGGCGAACCGGCTGCACACGGTGGTCTCACTGGTGGAGATGGGCGAGCCGGAGGAAGCCGTGCGGTTCGCCACCGCCGAACTGGAGATCGCGCAGCAGCTGACCGATCAGGTGGTCGGCGCGGTCTCCGAACCGGTGATCGCGGCCCTGCTGCTGGGCAAGGCGGCCGAAGCCAGTGAACGCGGTGCCGAACTGGTGCTCACCCCGGACACCGCGATGGACTCCGGCACCGGCGGGCTGGACACCCGCGATCTGGTGACCATCCTCGGCAACCTGGTCGACAACGCGATCGACGCGGCGATCGCCGGTGCGAGCCAGGGCAGGCCGACGGTTTCGGTCACCGTGCGCCAGGAGCACGGCGAACTGCTGCTGCGGGTCGCCGACACCGGGCCGGGCGTCGACCCGGACAGCGCCGAGCAGGTGTTCCGCCGCGGCTGGACGAGCAAGCCCGCCGAGGGACCGGCCGGGCGCGGGCTGGGGCTGGCGCTGGTCGGGCAGGCGGTGCGCCGCCACGGCGGCACGATCGGGATCTCCCGTGACGTCGGCGCGGTGTTCACCGTCCGGCTGCCGGTGCGGGGTCGCGGATGA
- a CDS encoding response regulator: MIRVLVVEDDPVVAEAHRRYVERVAGFTVVAVVHSGGDALRTCERMPVDLVLLDFFLPDSHGLAVCRALRAAGVAVDVIAVTSARDLAVVKAAVSVGVVQYLLKPFTFASLREKLERYARFRDRFAESGEVSGQADVDGVLATLRSPDHHALPKGMSAQTLEAITEALATAGEGLSAGAAATVVGVSRVTARRYLEYLADSGLARREPHYGQVGRPEVWYRPA, translated from the coding sequence ATGATCCGGGTGCTGGTGGTCGAGGACGACCCGGTGGTGGCCGAGGCGCACCGGCGGTACGTCGAACGCGTCGCGGGCTTCACCGTGGTCGCCGTGGTGCACTCCGGCGGGGACGCGCTGCGGACCTGCGAGCGGATGCCGGTGGACCTGGTGCTGCTGGACTTCTTCCTGCCGGACAGCCACGGCCTGGCGGTGTGCCGGGCGCTGCGGGCGGCCGGGGTCGCGGTCGACGTGATCGCGGTGACCTCCGCGCGGGACCTGGCCGTGGTCAAGGCGGCGGTGTCCGTGGGCGTGGTGCAGTACCTGCTCAAGCCGTTCACCTTCGCCTCGCTGCGGGAGAAGCTGGAGCGGTACGCGCGGTTCCGCGACCGGTTCGCCGAGTCCGGCGAGGTCAGCGGACAGGCCGATGTGGACGGGGTACTGGCGACCCTGCGCTCGCCGGACCACCACGCGCTGCCCAAGGGCATGAGCGCGCAGACGCTGGAGGCGATCACCGAGGCGCTGGCCACGGCGGGAGAGGGGTTGTCCGCGGGCGCGGCGGCCACGGTGGTCGGCGTGTCGCGCGTGACCGCGCGGCGGTACCTGGAGTACCTGGCCGACAGCGGCCTGGCCCGGCGGGAACCGCACTACGGGCAGGTCGGCAGGCCGGAGGTCTGGTACCGCCCGGCGTGA